CCACGCGTGCCTTGCTTGATCTGGAAGGTTGGCCAGAAACAGATATCTTCGCCCACGCGTAATAGGGCGAAGATCAGATGCAAAGCCGGATCGACAGGCACACAAGACTGGTTGCATGGGCAAAGATTACACTTCCCATCGTAGCCCTTGCGATGCTGTCGACGCTGTTTTTGCTCTCGAAAAGCGTTGATCCTATCGCGACGATCCCTTTTTCAGAAAGCGATCTCGCAGATCGGACGCAAAGCCAGCAGATATCGCAGCCTGAGGTTTTCGGCGTAACGCCGCGCGGTGATCTGATCTCATTGCGAGCGGCTCTTGCGCGTCAGAATGCGGAAGACAGTGCGCTTATGGAGGCGCATGAGGTTTCGGCAAAAATTAAGCTAACATCTGGCCAAACCGTTGATATATCGGCAGTCGAAGCGCTTCATAGCTCTGCGCAAAATATCGTGACTTTGTCTGGCAGTGTTTTTGCTCAGACAAGTACTGGCTATACTTTTCATGCAAATGAACTCGCGATGAGCCTATTTGACTTGCGCGCTGACAGTATCGGAGTTGTGACGGGCGAAGGGCCAGGCTTTACTGTTGCGGCAGGGCAAATGACGCTTGAGATACCCGAAGGGGAAAGCGATGCGCATATTTTGCTAAAAAACGGCGTGAAGCTGGTGTATACACCCGTGAAAGAAAAGGAATAGATCTGTGCGCTTTGATTTTCTCATTGTCAGCTCTCTTTGCGCTGCACTTGCCAGCCCTGCTGTCTCTCAAGGCGCAAACATTGCCTTTGGGAATATCAAGCAAGACACAAACGCCCCAGTTGAAGTTTCGGCGAACGTCATGGACATCAACCAGAACACAGGCTCTGCCGTGCTCTCGGGCAATGTGTTGATCGGGCAGGGGGCCATGCGCCTCTCTGCTGCCTCGGTGAGTATTGTTTATAACTCAGACCGTTCTCAAATCGCACAGATGAAGGCATCGGGTGGTGTAACGCTGGTAAGTGGTGAGGACGCCGCCGAAGCAGCACAAGCCGAGTATAATGTGACATCTGGTATGATTGTGCTCTCTGGCAATGTTCTTCTTGTTCAGGGCCAAACCGCTATTACAGCTGATAGAATGCGCGTTGATACAACCGCGGGTACTGCCAAGATGGAAGGCCGTGTGAAGACGGTGCTCAATGTCAAAAACTAGTGTTCCCAATCTTTTTGTTGCCGAAGGTGCGTCTGGTCTTGAGGTGCGCAATCTGCGCAAAAGCTACAAGCGTCGTCCAGTGATCCGTGATGTTTCACTTTCGCTCAAACGTGGCGAAGTCGTTGCGTTGCTTGGCCCCAATGGATCAGGCAAAACGACAACATTTTACGCAGTGGCGGGGCTTGTGCAGGCCGAAGGCGGCCATGTTATGCTCGATGGCATCGATGTCACAGACCTTCCCATGTACCGCCGCGCGCGGCTTGGGATCGGCTATCTACCCCAAGAAATGTCAATTTTTAGAGGGCTTTCTGTTGAAGATAATATCGCAGCTGTCCTTGAAGTTGTGGAGCCTGACAGACGCGAACGTGCGAAAAAACTCGAAGAACTGCTATCTGAGTTTTCTATAGAGCATTTGCGTCGTGCGCCTGCGATGGCTTTGTCAGGCGGTGAGCGGCGGCGTGTAGAAATAGCGCGCTGCCTTGCTGCTGATCCTGCCTATCTTTTACTTGATGAGCCTTTTGCGGGCGTTGATCCGATCTCAGTGAACGACATCCGCTCCCTTGTGGCTGATCTCAAAACGCGTGGAATCGGTGTCTTGATTACAGATCACAATGTCCGAGAAACTCTCGAAATCGTAGACCGTGCCTATATTTTGCATGATGGAACCGTGCTCATGTCGGGTAAACCAAGCGAAGTTGTGGAAAACGAGAACGTCCGTCGGGTCTATCTTGGCGATAGCTTCCGTATCTCCTGAATTTTGGCAACAATTCGCTCTTTCAGTTGACAAGCCCCCGTCCTAGGGCCTCAAATGGGCTATGGGATCTTGTTTTCTCACTGGACAAAATAGCGTGACCTGCATTTTTTGCAGCGGCTCTGTTCAAACCAAAAACAATCCCTATTTCAATATGATAACTGTCTCACCCTTGGGCGCGTTAGCGCCCTTGGAGCGGGGCAATTCAACCAAGTAAAGGAGAGAAGATGCGCTACCAAATCAGCGGAAAGCAAATCGACATCGGGGAGGCACTACAAACCCATGTGAAAGAAGAGCTTGGGGCTGCCGTCGCAAAATATGCCGAACGGCCCACCGAAGCGCTCGTTGTTTTCTCCAAAAGTGGTCATGAGTTTAACTGTGAATCCACTGTGCATCTTTCGACAGGTCTCACGGCATCGGCCAAAGCGAGCGCCAGTGAGATTTATGCCGCGTTCGACGGCTGCTGTGAGAAAATGGAGAAGCAACTGAGGCGTTATAAGCGTCGCCTGAAGGACCACCATAAAGATCGAGTGGAACCGGTTGAACTTTTCGGAGCGTCCTCGTATATCCTCGCCTCTGATCACGAAAGTCAGGATTCGGAGCCCGAAACGCTTCAGCCTATGATCATCGCAGAGATGGAAACAAAAATACCATCGCTCTCCGTTGGTGAAGCTGTTATGCAGATGGAACTTGCAGGGTCTCCTGTTCTGATTTTTCGTAACGAGAGTAAAGACGGGCTAAACGTCGTGTATCGCCGCGAAGATGGCAATATCGGTTGGATAGACCCAGGTAAATAACAGGCGCATTTTATCGCGTCTGTGGAGCAGTAGACGAACGATGCAAATGTCCTCTTTACTCAAGCCCGAGGCAGTCAGGGTTTTATCCTCTGCCTCGAGCAAAAAGCGCCTGTTGCAAGAGCTGGGCGAAACGGCTGGATCCGTCTATGGCATAGATCCTGTCGTCGCGGTTCGGGCCCTTCAAGAGCGTGAAAACCTAGGACCAACTGGTGTTGGAAATGGTGTTGCACTGCCCCACGCCCACGTAGACGGTCTTGAAAAAGTCGTTGGCGTGTTTGTCGTGCTCGAAAAGCCGATTGATTTTGATGCTGTTGATAAGCTCCCTGTAGATTTGGCATTTGCTCTCTTCGCGCCGAGCGATGCGGGTGTTGAGCACCTCAAGGCCTTGGCCAAAGTTTCTCGTGCGCTGCGCGATGGAGCTCGCTGTGGCAAGCTGCGTTCCAACAAAAATGTCAGCACACTCTATACAATTATTACCGAAGATGTGAGCAAGCTGGTCGCTTAAAGATCAACGCCAGCTTCCGAAGCCAAAAATCAAATAGTCGCGTTGATAAGCGTCAGCGACTAGCGCTTCAATTTCGTCGTCATAGATTTGGGCAAGTGTATAAGGCGTGTCTTCCTGAGGCGTAGGCAGGCTTGCTTCATGCGCCACACCCACCTGCATAGCAAGCGCCGGTAAATACGCCTCGAATTCATCTTCGCGCAGCACAAAGTCAGGCAGCGCAAAGTTACCCATGCCCTGCAATATCCCCGCCTGACTGCCCCATGCCGCGTCAGCGCGCACAGCGGTCTGGTCTGACAGGTTCGCTTTGACAAACCCTAAAAACGCAACGAAGGCCGTGCGATGGTCTTCGAGGCTCCAGCTCGCGTCTGGGCCGTCCTTCGGGATCGGCAGCTTGTGCACGCGTCGCAATGTCCGCCTGATCTCAGAGTAGCACTTCGGGCCCTTGTTCAATATCCGCTCACAAAATGCGCGGTGCGCGCGTGGGGCAGGGTGGCGGACCACACTAAAACTTCGGTGGCCTGTATTGGTGCGCATCCATTGGCGCAGTGTTTTCTGGCTAAAGCCGCTTTGAAGCTCGGTCTCATTCACTCCGTCAAGCGCCGCCATCCACGGCAATACCTCGTCTTCAGGAGCAGAGCGCACGGGCAAAAACAAGAGAGGCGTCTTCGCGCAAGCCACGTAGCTTGGCACAGCCGCACCGCGCCGCGCCTCAAAATTCGGCGTACGTCCTAGTCCAAAGTGGTCTGTTTTTGCGAGAGAGGCTTCCATCTCCTCAAAGTTTGCGACTTTCTTAGACAGCGGCTCTGGGTTCTGTCGCTTGAGATTGCGGTCAAGTCGCTCAAGTTTATCTGGCTGCTCAAGGTAGGCGGCCAGACCGTTCATGACATCGACATCTTGCAAGTCCTCATAAGCCACATAAAATGCCGTCTGCCCCGTGGTCTGTAGCGCCTTCATCAATTTGAGTTGAAATGCCTGCAGCGCTTCGAGATGTGCGCCAAACTCCCTTGCATCAAAGACGGCCTTGGCATCTTTGCGCTTGGCGACATTGGTGAGCTTCCATTGCCCCGTTTCCTGCGCGATTTTCCAGCTCACATAGCTTTCGACAGGGTTGCGTGTCAGAATGATCTTGGCGCAGAGCGGATCGTTTAAAATGTCGTTCAACACCCGTGGTTCGTGGTCGTGGAAAAAGCGAAAGCCAGCCAAGCCTTGCGCATTTTTGACAGCCTCAATCAAAACATGAGGCTCGCGGTTGCGTGCTTCTTCACTCACGCCAAGGCAATCTTCGCGGTTGGGATAGCCAATGAAATGTGGATTGAACGCTTCGCCCAAACAGCTGAGGGCAGGGAAGCTGTTAATATTGGCTTCTAGAAAGTTCGAGCCTGTGCGCATCTCTGCAAAGACAACAAAATAATCAAACCGTTTGCTCATAACGCTACTTTTTTACCAAATAAGGTTTCGGGGTGGGCTGCTGCACGCCGACAGGATTCCCGACAACAGGGAAATCTCCCATCAGATAGGGGTGCATGCCTTGGTTCTTCAGGTTCTGCAAAAATTGTCCAAATCCCGTCAGATCGTTCATTTTCGGCGCCTCTGCCAAACGCCGAAGTGATTTAAAGCCGATCTCGTCGATTACGGTTTGCAAATGCTCCATCGGGTTTTCGATGAAGTCTGCCATGGTCCAGATCCGTATCCGCGCCTTGGAATGAGGCGAACGCAACACATCCAAAAATTCGCTTTCGATTTTCTGCAGCTCGGCCGCTTCGGTGCGCAGCTCGCTAAAATTTTTGTTTGAGCGAAATAGGGGCACAGCCCAAGCGCCACTGATCACAGATATCTGGGCGTTTGGATCAGCCGCCATAAGCCATGTTAGGTCTTGGTTATCTGCAGGTCCAAACTGGAAGCACTGTCGTTCTCCGCGCGTGTTCCATATCAGACTGGTGAGGAAAGCGCGCGGATTGTAGTCACGTACCTCTGCGCTATCGCTCAACGCACCATTAACGACGCCTTGTTCGCCCGAATAATGCGCCTTGTCCGGTGCAAAAAGATGCCCGTGTACTTTTGCACCCGTTGCCTTGCCAAACCAGGGCTCAAACTCTTCAAACAAATCTGAAAAGCCTTGAAGTACAGAATACTGCCCTGAAGTCGTTCCATTTTCCCAGCCATGATTGGGGAAGCGGCTGTGCATGTAGAGGCCGGGTCGCCCGCGTGTTCGACGGTCGACTGCTTTGGCAAAAATGCGGTCAATTTTGCCAGGGTTTGGTTCTGTGCGGTTCGCGGGGCTGTCTTTTACAGACAGGAACACCTCGTACAAGCGGTTCGCATGGGGCCAGATCTTGCGCGCAACAAAGCAATCGGAGCGGCGTAAAAGCTGCAAGTGATCGTCGTAAAAAATATGTGGTTTGCCCTGAAAATCAAACTTCGAAAGTGTTAAAGAGCGGCTTTCGATCTTTTGGCTACGTTGACGGGCCAATGTCTGAAAATAGCTCTCATCAGGGATCCAAACTCGCTTAAAATAGCGATCATATAACTTGCGGTCTGGGTCTTCCAGAATGCTTGAAAGCGTCTGGCGTGTCAGACACCACCACTGGCTCCCCATATGTGGGGTGATCCCGTTGGGCATCTTGCGGCTAAACCTGAGCCGTCGCTGAAGTTTGACATAACCATCAAACAAAATGCGGTGGCGTTTCCAGCTGAAGGGAAACCGCAGGGTAAAGCGTTCTTCGTCAAGCCCACCGACTGTCCAAGGGACATCGGCAGTTGTTGCACTTTCGATGAAGTCTGTGTTGGGCCGCTCAGCCAGATAGTCAATCAGCTCTTCCACAGGGCGCAAGGGAAGACAGGAGCCGCTAGCAAGATAAACGTGGCGGACATCTGGAAAGTTCTCCAGCATCTGCTCGCTCGCTTCTTGAGTCGCTGCGACAATACCCCATGTGCCCCACTCACAGCGATGACGGTTGGAAAATCGTATATCCTGCAGGTCTGACAGTTTTGTCTTAAAGGTGGCGAAGGCCTTGCGGGAAACGGCTTCATCTACGTGAATGACAACAGGGCAGCCCGCGGCGTTCCAATGCCGTGCAACCTGTTCAGCCCGCTCAAAGGCCGTGTGCACCAGCATGATGATGCCAACGCCGCTCATGCCCAGTTCCCTTTTGACATCAGGCCAAGAATTTCAAGCTGTCGCCAGTTGATGTATTTTTCGCTCCACTTGCACCAAAGGTCTGGGTTGTCCTTGAGGCTTTCGGCATAGGCGCGGTATTCTACGCTTGCGGAGTAATGCTGCCGCCGTTCAAGCTCTTCGGCGGCCTTCTGAGTGAAGGTGTCGAGGAATTTTGTGTGCAGCAGCACGCCACTGGCTTTCTCCCCGCCCCATTCGTCATAAACGAGGTTCAAACCGCGTGGCAGCAACATATGGGTCGAGCTGACATAGGTATATTTGCGATCCCACTTCACCAGAGGGATTTTGTTGAGCGCTGGGGCTTTCTCTGGCTTGTCCTTGAAGAACGTCCGCGCGCGTGGGCCGCCTTGTATCCATAGGTTGCCGAACTTCTTGTTCTTGTTGATCATGTAGTTCCCAGCGTCAAACCAGCTGGTGATCTCAAGTGGATTTTGCCCCTCTCGGTAAGGCTGCGCATCGATGCGCCCCTTCGGATACATATCCAGAAGCATGGCGCTAAAGCTCTTAATTGAGCTCGCATCAAGCCAATCGGTCAGCGCTCGGATGGGCCGTGTGTCACAGAATGGATAAACCAGAAACTCATCTGGATCGACAACAAGCGCCCAATGCCCATGCGCATGTTTCATTTGGAGCCAGTTAAGCCAATCTACGCCAAAGCGAGAGCGTTTATAACTTTTGTCGGTGTGCCAGACAGAAACATCAGGCTGCTCCATCAAATATTCCAGCGAGCCATCGCCGCTGTCATTGTCGACAATGAAGAAGTGATCAACGCCTTGGTCGCGATAATATTTGAGAAAATAAGGCAGCCGGATCTTCTCGTTGCGCATGGTGGTGAAACAGAGAATATCATCCTGCTTCACTTGCGCGCTTCGGTCTGACATCGCTCTAAGCTCGCGGCGTTTACGAAACGCGCGAATACGCCAACGTCGGCGTTGCAACCTTAAGCGATATGACTGGACCAAGCCCAACTGCTACCTCACCTCACTGGTTAAAAACGTAACTGGGTGTCACTCTCTCACGTCTCACTTAAGACGAGGTTGAAATGCGCATCCCATGTCGGCGGGGTGAAGGCTTCTTTTTTAGGCCTTTGTCCTGTCCGCCTGCTCTCAGCCAACGACAATACTCTTCTGACCCAAAGATAGCTGTCATTCACACTTGCGTAAACGGGAATATCCCCAAGAAGCTCCTTATAAACAGGCAGCTCGGTGCAAATTACAGGAACACCCCGCGCCGCTGCTTCCAAAACAGGAAGCCCATAGCCTTCCGCAAGGCTGGGGAAGACAATTCCAGCAGCCTCATCGAGCAAGGCAGAAATTGCCCCGTCGCTCAGTCCAGAAAGTTCGTGGATAAACCGTCCCTTGAGCCGTGAATTCTCTAGGCGGAAGAAACATTCGTCGTTCTTCCAGCCTCTCTGCCCACAGATCAGAAGTTGTGGCATATCTTGGGGTGGAACCTGTTTTTCCATCTGTTCCCAGACATCGATCAACAGGAGATGGTTTTTGCGTGGTTCAATCGTGCCAACACAAAGAAAATAAGGCTCCTCAAACGGCAGTCCTTTTGGAAGTGCAGTTTTGTCTGGCTCCGCCATATCCACCCCAAGATGCGCAACCATGCCTTGTGGCACACGCCCGATCTTGGCCAATTGCAATTCCGTCGCCGTTTGTGTGGCGCGCGAATTATAGATCACAAGGTCCGCTTTTGCGGAAACACGCCCCAAGAAAAGCTTGAAGCGTTCCACTGATCCATCACGCTGAAAATGTGGGAGATCCAGTGGAATTGTGTCATGCACAAACACGACAATTTTGCCACCGCGCAGTGCTTTTACGCCCATCGTTACATAGTCGGTTAGGTTGCTATGGCCTGTGTTGAAATAGGCCGTTCTGTCAGGCAAATGTCGCTTGAGCATCCGTCCCAAGCCGCGTCGTGTGCATCGCGCAACAGCAAGCTTTCGGGCATCTGTCAAAGCACGCTGAAGCTCTGGCGGTAATTTGGAAAAGATTTTGGCCAAGCGGCTCGCAGGACCCCAAGATATATCACCGTCAATCTTGGCAGCGAGTTTTTGCATCCCGCTTTCATCCAATAGCAAAAAGCCGAGTGGCGTGCGGATCAGCCCGAAAGCAGGGACATTGCTAGTGATCAGCGCGTCGAGGTAAGCGCGCTCTACTCTGTCAACGCCCGTTAAGACCCTTCCTGCGCGGCTGAGAAGTCGCGACAGGTCCAAAAGTCGTGCCGAGGGGCGCTCACTTTTCATAATGCCCGCTCTGATGCCACATCCACGCATCAGCCACCATTTCTTCGAGGTTCGAGCGCTGGGGGCGCCAGCCAAGTTCTTCTTCAGCACGCTTTGATCCAGAAACAAGCTTGGTGCAGTCCCCCGCGCGTCGCGGCCCTTCGGTGCAAGGCACAGGCTTCCCGGTGACTTCAGCTGCGCGATCCATAACCTCACGCACGGAAAACCCTGCGCCAGTGCCGAGATTGAACACGCGGCTTCCTTTGCCCTCGGCAAGCCACTTCAGGCCCAAAACATGTGCATCGACCAGATCGCAGACATGCACATAGTCGCGTATGCAGGTTCCGTCTGGCGTGTCGTAATCTGTCCCAAAGATCGTCAGCGCCGCGCGCTTCCCGTCAATTGCATCAAGGATCAGCGGGATAAGGTGGGTCTCAGGTTGGTGGTACTCGCCCACGTCGCCCTCTGGGTCCGCCCCTGCCACATTAAAGTAGCGAAAAATAACACTCTCGATCCCGTCACTGGCGCCAAAGTCGCTCAACATATCCTCAATCGCGCGCTTGCTAGCGCCATAGGCGTTGATGGGTAGCTGCGCGCTCTGCTCATTGAGGACAACATTGTCTTGGTCGCCGTATGTGGCACAAGTTGAGCTAAAGACAAACCGCTTACAGCCCGCTGCTGCTGCGGCCTCGATCAGGTTAAGAGAGCCTCCAGCGTTGTTGAGCCAGTATTTCCCTGGAATTTGCATGCTCTCGCCCACTTGGCTCAGCGCTGCAAAATGCATCACTGCCACAGGCCGGTAGGCGGCAAACACTTCATCAAGCCGTGCACGATCCAAGAGATCACCGCGCTCAAACGGACCAAACTTCACAGCGTCTTCCCAGCCTGTAACAAGGCTGTCAAATGTAACTGGGTTGAAGCCAGCCGCCCTCAAAGCTTTGCAGGCGTGCGAGCCAATATAGCCCGCGCCACCTGTGACAAGTACGTTATCCAAAGTTCACCTCGGCTGTTATTCTGCCGCTTTTCGGGTGTCGTTCACCACGTGCTGCAGGTATCCCATCAAATCGTCGCGCAGCTCTGGGCGGTCGAGCCCAAAAGACACGGTCGCCTGAAGAAAGCCTGATTTAGACCCGCAGTCAAACCGCTGACCCTGAAAACGGTAGCCATAGACGGGGCGACCTTCTTGGATTTCGTCGGCGATCCCGTCGGTCAGTTGGATTTCTCCGCCCGCGCCCGATTTCTTTTTGTTGAGATTTCTCAGAACATCTGGAGTCAGGATATAGCGGCCAATCACAGCAAGATTTGATGGAGCCTTATCGACGTCAGGCTTTTCAACCATGCCTTTCACACTCACACGTGCGCCCATATCTTCGGCTACATCCAGAATACCGTAAGCGCTTGTTTGCGACTGAGGCACTTCCATTGCCGCGACCATACACCCGGGGTTCTCTTCATAAGCTTCTACCATTTGCTGCAAGCAAGGCTTTTCTGCCGCGATAACATCGTCTGGTAGGATTACAGCAAAAGGTTCGTTAGAGATAAGTCGGCGCGCACACCATACCGCATGACCAAGACCAAGTGCCTTGTGCTGGCGGATATAGGCGATCGCACCACTTTCCATGTTTGTGGATTGCAAAATTTCGAGAAGTTCGTCTTTGCCCTTTTTGCGCAGCGTTTGCTCAAGCTGTGGGGCTTCATCGAAATAATCTTCAAGCGCGCCTTTGCCTCGCGAGGTGACAAAGATAAATTCTTTGATCCCAGCGGCGCGCGCTTCGTCAATTGCATATTGGATAAGCGGTCGGTCCACCAAGGTCATAATTTCCTTGGGAACAGACTTTGTAGCAGGGAGAAAACGCGTCCCCAGTCCCGCTACAGGAAAAATAGCTTTTGTAATTTTTTTCTTCATGGCCCCAACTCTTCAATATACTGCGCGTCTTTTGGTGCGCGCCATTAGGCCGAACCATGACACAAAAACATGACAAGATGTATAGCTTGGTTTTTAAAAAAGAAATAATAAGCCCATTTTTTCCATAATGTGGCGAATTTGTTAACATTTAAAGTTCAGCCGCGAGCCAGCCTGACACGCTCCTGTTCACGCCTGACACGGGATCGTAGTCGGTTGAGTTGAAACAGTGGCTCATCGCGTGTCGCCCTGCCAAATAGCCCGCCGCTTTGCTCCCAATAGCCTGCCACATCATAGCGAACATGGTGAAAACGGGTGTTCCAGGAGAAGAGATAGAGCGAGACATTCGCCCCCTGTGCTGCAAGTTGTGCGGCTTTCTTACGAAGCTTTTTGCCTTGCCAAAAGCGTCCAGCTACAGTCACGCCGCCACTGCGATCTGGCAAAAAAGGCTTGAAATCAGACGGATGATGTAACGTATCCGGATATTGCCCAAAAGCGCGTACGGCTCCTGCCTCAAATCCGGCCTCAAGGCTCTGCATAACGCCCGCCGCTTCGCTCTCGCTCATAAGGTCGCGGCTCACTTGGTCAGCCAGCCGTTCTGCCTGTTCCTCAACCATCTCAGAACAGCGTGGTTCAAGCGGATGTCCGTTCTTACGAAGCAAGAGTACAGTGCTTGCTCCTACATCAAACAAGTCTGTTACCGTCCTGTCGGCCTTGCGTCGTGTGCTGGCCTTGTAGGCGTGGTGGACTTCAGCGCTGGGGCATAGCGCGGTCTTGTGGTGCGTACCCCCTATCCGCAAGTTGAGATCGGTTTCATCCAGATAAAAGTGGAACCCTTCATCAAACCCACCGAGCGCTACAAGAACATCACGCCGCACAGCCATGTTCGTGCCCTCGGTCTTCACAGCAAAACCAGCCTTTGTTTGGGGGATAAACGAATTGCTGTTTTCGGCGGCAAGCGTCTCCGTCCGCCCAGCGCCGTCCACTTGCCGAGCAGTCCATTGAAACGAAATGCCGTTGCGCCCACGCACATACCCGCCCGTGCAGATCACTTCAGGCAGTTTAAATCCTGACACCAGATGATGCAGCCATAACGGTT
This genomic window from Lentibacter algarum contains:
- the lptC gene encoding LPS export ABC transporter periplasmic protein LptC gives rise to the protein MQSRIDRHTRLVAWAKITLPIVALAMLSTLFLLSKSVDPIATIPFSESDLADRTQSQQISQPEVFGVTPRGDLISLRAALARQNAEDSALMEAHEVSAKIKLTSGQTVDISAVEALHSSAQNIVTLSGSVFAQTSTGYTFHANELAMSLFDLRADSIGVVTGEGPGFTVAAGQMTLEIPEGESDAHILLKNGVKLVYTPVKEKE
- the lptB gene encoding LPS export ABC transporter ATP-binding protein; this encodes MSKTSVPNLFVAEGASGLEVRNLRKSYKRRPVIRDVSLSLKRGEVVALLGPNGSGKTTTFYAVAGLVQAEGGHVMLDGIDVTDLPMYRRARLGIGYLPQEMSIFRGLSVEDNIAAVLEVVEPDRRERAKKLEELLSEFSIEHLRRAPAMALSGGERRRVEIARCLAADPAYLLLDEPFAGVDPISVNDIRSLVADLKTRGIGVLITDHNVRETLEIVDRAYILHDGTVLMSGKPSEVVENENVRRVYLGDSFRIS
- the galE gene encoding UDP-glucose 4-epimerase GalE — protein: MDNVLVTGGAGYIGSHACKALRAAGFNPVTFDSLVTGWEDAVKFGPFERGDLLDRARLDEVFAAYRPVAVMHFAALSQVGESMQIPGKYWLNNAGGSLNLIEAAAAAGCKRFVFSSTCATYGDQDNVVLNEQSAQLPINAYGASKRAIEDMLSDFGASDGIESVIFRYFNVAGADPEGDVGEYHQPETHLIPLILDAIDGKRAALTIFGTDYDTPDGTCIRDYVHVCDLVDAHVLGLKWLAEGKGSRVFNLGTGAGFSVREVMDRAAEVTGKPVPCTEGPRRAGDCTKLVSGSKRAEEELGWRPQRSNLEEMVADAWMWHQSGHYEK
- a CDS encoding glycosyltransferase family 1 protein produces the protein MKSERPSARLLDLSRLLSRAGRVLTGVDRVERAYLDALITSNVPAFGLIRTPLGFLLLDESGMQKLAAKIDGDISWGPASRLAKIFSKLPPELQRALTDARKLAVARCTRRGLGRMLKRHLPDRTAYFNTGHSNLTDYVTMGVKALRGGKIVVFVHDTIPLDLPHFQRDGSVERFKLFLGRVSAKADLVIYNSRATQTATELQLAKIGRVPQGMVAHLGVDMAEPDKTALPKGLPFEEPYFLCVGTIEPRKNHLLLIDVWEQMEKQVPPQDMPQLLICGQRGWKNDECFFRLENSRLKGRFIHELSGLSDGAISALLDEAAGIVFPSLAEGYGLPVLEAAARGVPVICTELPVYKELLGDIPVYASVNDSYLWVRRVLSLAESRRTGQRPKKEAFTPPTWDAHFNLVLSET
- the raiA gene encoding ribosome-associated translation inhibitor RaiA; translated protein: MRYQISGKQIDIGEALQTHVKEELGAAVAKYAERPTEALVVFSKSGHEFNCESTVHLSTGLTASAKASASEIYAAFDGCCEKMEKQLRRYKRRLKDHHKDRVEPVELFGASSYILASDHESQDSEPETLQPMIIAEMETKIPSLSVGEAVMQMELAGSPVLIFRNESKDGLNVVYRREDGNIGWIDPGK
- a CDS encoding LptA/OstA family protein, encoding MRFDFLIVSSLCAALASPAVSQGANIAFGNIKQDTNAPVEVSANVMDINQNTGSAVLSGNVLIGQGAMRLSAASVSIVYNSDRSQIAQMKASGGVTLVSGEDAAEAAQAEYNVTSGMIVLSGNVLLVQGQTAITADRMRVDTTAGTAKMEGRVKTVLNVKN
- a CDS encoding beta-1,6-N-acetylglucosaminyltransferase → MSGVGIIMLVHTAFERAEQVARHWNAAGCPVVIHVDEAVSRKAFATFKTKLSDLQDIRFSNRHRCEWGTWGIVAATQEASEQMLENFPDVRHVYLASGSCLPLRPVEELIDYLAERPNTDFIESATTADVPWTVGGLDEERFTLRFPFSWKRHRILFDGYVKLQRRLRFSRKMPNGITPHMGSQWWCLTRQTLSSILEDPDRKLYDRYFKRVWIPDESYFQTLARQRSQKIESRSLTLSKFDFQGKPHIFYDDHLQLLRRSDCFVARKIWPHANRLYEVFLSVKDSPANRTEPNPGKIDRIFAKAVDRRTRGRPGLYMHSRFPNHGWENGTTSGQYSVLQGFSDLFEEFEPWFGKATGAKVHGHLFAPDKAHYSGEQGVVNGALSDSAEVRDYNPRAFLTSLIWNTRGERQCFQFGPADNQDLTWLMAADPNAQISVISGAWAVPLFRSNKNFSELRTEAAELQKIESEFLDVLRSPHSKARIRIWTMADFIENPMEHLQTVIDEIGFKSLRRLAEAPKMNDLTGFGQFLQNLKNQGMHPYLMGDFPVVGNPVGVQQPTPKPYLVKK
- the galU gene encoding UTP--glucose-1-phosphate uridylyltransferase GalU gives rise to the protein MKKKITKAIFPVAGLGTRFLPATKSVPKEIMTLVDRPLIQYAIDEARAAGIKEFIFVTSRGKGALEDYFDEAPQLEQTLRKKGKDELLEILQSTNMESGAIAYIRQHKALGLGHAVWCARRLISNEPFAVILPDDVIAAEKPCLQQMVEAYEENPGCMVAAMEVPQSQTSAYGILDVAEDMGARVSVKGMVEKPDVDKAPSNLAVIGRYILTPDVLRNLNKKKSGAGGEIQLTDGIADEIQEGRPVYGYRFQGQRFDCGSKSGFLQATVSFGLDRPELRDDLMGYLQHVVNDTRKAAE
- a CDS encoding sulfotransferase family 2 domain-containing protein; amino-acid sequence: MSKRFDYFVVFAEMRTGSNFLEANINSFPALSCLGEAFNPHFIGYPNREDCLGVSEEARNREPHVLIEAVKNAQGLAGFRFFHDHEPRVLNDILNDPLCAKIILTRNPVESYVSWKIAQETGQWKLTNVAKRKDAKAVFDAREFGAHLEALQAFQLKLMKALQTTGQTAFYVAYEDLQDVDVMNGLAAYLEQPDKLERLDRNLKRQNPEPLSKKVANFEEMEASLAKTDHFGLGRTPNFEARRGAAVPSYVACAKTPLLFLPVRSAPEDEVLPWMAALDGVNETELQSGFSQKTLRQWMRTNTGHRSFSVVRHPAPRAHRAFCERILNKGPKCYSEIRRTLRRVHKLPIPKDGPDASWSLEDHRTAFVAFLGFVKANLSDQTAVRADAAWGSQAGILQGMGNFALPDFVLREDEFEAYLPALAMQVGVAHEASLPTPQEDTPYTLAQIYDDEIEALVADAYQRDYLIFGFGSWR
- a CDS encoding PTS sugar transporter subunit IIA encodes the protein MQMSSLLKPEAVRVLSSASSKKRLLQELGETAGSVYGIDPVVAVRALQERENLGPTGVGNGVALPHAHVDGLEKVVGVFVVLEKPIDFDAVDKLPVDLAFALFAPSDAGVEHLKALAKVSRALRDGARCGKLRSNKNVSTLYTIITEDVSKLVA
- a CDS encoding glycosyltransferase family 2 protein, whose amino-acid sequence is MGLVQSYRLRLQRRRWRIRAFRKRRELRAMSDRSAQVKQDDILCFTTMRNEKIRLPYFLKYYRDQGVDHFFIVDNDSGDGSLEYLMEQPDVSVWHTDKSYKRSRFGVDWLNWLQMKHAHGHWALVVDPDEFLVYPFCDTRPIRALTDWLDASSIKSFSAMLLDMYPKGRIDAQPYREGQNPLEITSWFDAGNYMINKNKKFGNLWIQGGPRARTFFKDKPEKAPALNKIPLVKWDRKYTYVSSTHMLLPRGLNLVYDEWGGEKASGVLLHTKFLDTFTQKAAEELERRQHYSASVEYRAYAESLKDNPDLWCKWSEKYINWRQLEILGLMSKGNWA